A stretch of Imperialibacter roseus DNA encodes these proteins:
- a CDS encoding DUF4249 domain-containing protein, with translation MKNMKGLSARIVRSFGLGLLLLGCVEPFEAEVADFQSVLVVEGNISDANEPYVITLSRTAPLDAKGATPERNAIVRVIDGEGASFTLTEFTPGKYLSNPLNFVGCAGKTYFLSVITSSNQRYKSEIVTLKPSPPIDSIYFEREIRLTDAGDSLDGVRIMVDAHDPLGTSVYYKYSWIETYEIRPHYPSFYEWDFSVTPAAFVRRNPEINLCFKTDSSRQVLITSTANLKADRVSEFEVNYVSTVSFRLKSRYSILVRQQTISEKSFRYWSEVKKTSESLGTLFDPQPYQLTGNVHNVDDPEEPVLGYFDASSVAQKRIFIDRKKDLHGLTYPGEPCISQLKTFSPREEGDVFKDEFNLFILWGYLIVDGEGALWAPPECADCRVHGVLERPSFWPDTP, from the coding sequence ATGAAGAATATGAAGGGCCTAAGCGCTCGCATTGTCAGATCCTTTGGACTCGGCCTACTTCTATTAGGCTGCGTGGAACCATTTGAGGCTGAAGTCGCCGACTTCCAAAGTGTGCTGGTGGTGGAAGGCAACATTTCCGACGCCAATGAGCCCTACGTGATCACCCTCAGCCGAACTGCCCCGTTAGATGCCAAAGGAGCAACGCCGGAAAGAAATGCTATCGTCCGGGTAATTGACGGAGAAGGAGCCTCCTTTACACTTACAGAGTTTACACCTGGCAAGTACCTCAGTAACCCATTGAATTTTGTTGGATGCGCCGGAAAAACCTACTTTTTAAGCGTTATCACATCATCCAATCAAAGGTATAAGTCCGAGATTGTCACTTTGAAGCCGTCGCCTCCTATCGACAGTATTTATTTTGAACGAGAGATACGCTTAACTGACGCCGGAGACAGCCTGGACGGGGTAAGAATTATGGTAGATGCACATGATCCACTTGGAACGTCCGTGTATTACAAATATTCATGGATAGAAACGTACGAAATACGACCGCACTATCCTTCCTTCTATGAATGGGATTTTTCGGTAACTCCAGCAGCCTTCGTTCGCCGCAATCCAGAAATTAATCTTTGTTTTAAAACCGACTCCTCCCGACAAGTGCTGATCACCAGCACGGCGAACCTAAAAGCAGACAGGGTAAGTGAATTCGAAGTGAATTATGTGAGCACTGTTTCGTTTCGGCTTAAATCACGTTATAGCATTCTTGTCCGGCAACAAACAATAAGTGAAAAGAGCTTCAGGTATTGGAGCGAGGTAAAAAAAACGTCCGAAAGCTTGGGAACACTCTTCGACCCTCAACCCTATCAGCTGACTGGCAACGTGCATAACGTTGACGACCCCGAAGAGCCGGTGCTTGGCTATTTTGATGCCAGTAGTGTTGCACAAAAACGAATTTTTATTGATCGAAAAAAAGACCTGCACGGCCTGACCTATCCTGGTGAACCGTGCATCAGTCAACTTAAAACCTTCTCGCCCCGGGAGGAAGGAGACGTGTTCAAAGACGAATTCAACCTGTTCATTCTGTGGGGCTATTTAATAGTTGATGGAGAAGGGGCCCTTTGGGCTCCTCCGGAATGTGCAGATTGCAGAGTGCATGGAGTACTTGAAAGACCAAGCTTCTGGCCTGACACTCCCTGA
- a CDS encoding DUF4249 domain-containing protein, whose amino-acid sequence MTCTLLIGFDFIGCTEPFTPESKAYKGVLVVDGFVSDAEARSTIKLTRSSPIDVAIPTPESNAIVSVIDKQGTSFEFEETSPGIYQCIAARFKGVVGQVYSLDILTDNGNHYQSGPVTLKKSPPIDSVYFEPSVRLSDIDGDTITGAAIFIDTHDDTNSTKYYRWEWEEDWEIRVPYPNTYDWITYEDGKFGFPKENGNQIGLCYNHEVGRNIHIATTNQLSSDEVSKLELNYVTTRDGYKLRSLYSILVRQYALDEAAFLYWSELEKTSETLGTLFDPQPYELRGNVFNTEDPDETVLGYFGAGTVEEKRLYITREQLKDIKYPTNPCGQDLLEVEYRYVYDHLEAGYVIAYLGDYGAISLYMAPKDCCDCRFHGVLEKPDFWPL is encoded by the coding sequence GTGACGTGCACTCTTTTGATAGGGTTCGACTTCATTGGTTGCACCGAGCCTTTTACTCCTGAATCAAAAGCTTACAAAGGTGTTCTTGTAGTTGACGGGTTTGTATCAGACGCAGAAGCTCGGTCAACTATAAAACTGACACGCAGCTCCCCTATCGACGTTGCCATTCCTACCCCGGAATCAAACGCCATTGTATCGGTAATAGATAAACAGGGGACAAGTTTCGAGTTTGAAGAAACCTCACCTGGCATTTACCAGTGCATAGCGGCACGCTTTAAGGGTGTTGTCGGACAAGTTTATTCGCTTGACATTTTAACTGACAATGGCAATCACTACCAGTCCGGGCCGGTTACACTAAAAAAATCGCCACCGATAGACAGCGTTTATTTTGAACCCTCTGTCAGGCTGTCGGATATTGACGGAGATACAATTACGGGAGCAGCCATATTTATTGACACACATGACGACACAAATTCCACGAAATATTACCGATGGGAATGGGAGGAAGATTGGGAGATACGAGTACCCTACCCCAACACATACGACTGGATCACCTACGAGGACGGCAAATTTGGGTTTCCAAAAGAAAATGGAAATCAGATCGGCCTTTGTTACAACCATGAAGTAGGCAGAAACATCCATATTGCCACTACCAATCAGCTGTCAAGCGACGAGGTAAGCAAGTTGGAGCTCAACTATGTCACAACCAGAGATGGCTATAAGCTAAGGTCTCTTTATAGCATTTTAGTGCGGCAATATGCTCTTGATGAAGCAGCTTTCTTGTATTGGTCGGAGCTCGAAAAGACCTCTGAAACCCTGGGTACTTTGTTTGATCCTCAGCCCTATGAATTGCGGGGAAACGTTTTTAACACCGAAGACCCCGACGAAACCGTTCTGGGCTATTTTGGTGCTGGCACGGTAGAAGAGAAGCGCCTCTACATTACCCGTGAGCAGCTCAAGGACATCAAATACCCAACCAACCCTTGTGGACAGGATCTGCTTGAGGTTGAATACAGGTATGTGTACGACCATTTGGAAGCCGGCTACGTTATTGCTTACCTCGGCGACTACGGGGCTATCTCCCTGTATATGGCACCGAAAGATTGTTGCGACTGTAGATTTCATGGCGTATTGGAGAAACCTGACTTTTGGCCATTATGA
- a CDS encoding DUF4249 domain-containing protein — translation MSEAIVSAYISRKLALVLPIVFIFEGCIESFDGKSTDYENSLVVDAAISDQPGPYQVLLSRSRPFGTANSLPQTGASVCVTTLEGVCYPFKEVAPGKYLSDSAEWRGQPGTTYKLEIDVNGIHFESSEELLRSTPAIDSVYYELEERYTDAEEVLSGIALFVDTHDENNSTKFYKWTSIESWEIKIEYPIDFNLWKCYDSDTSKIIQIATTRGLSKNVVSRHELNYVSTEGFRLGSYYSLLVQQSAIDQKAYSYWSEIKQSNEMAGSLFDIQHYPIRGNIYNTSDAEEVVLGYFEVLSIQDKRIFISRRDVKDLNFPGPSCYSVWDGPPPDPRFLPRRCTDCTYHGGSLKKPDFWPN, via the coding sequence ATGAGTGAAGCGATTGTTTCAGCGTATATCTCCAGAAAACTAGCACTGGTTTTGCCCATCGTTTTCATTTTTGAAGGGTGCATTGAATCATTTGACGGGAAGTCGACTGACTATGAAAACTCGCTGGTAGTAGACGCCGCCATATCCGACCAACCAGGCCCCTATCAGGTGCTCCTTTCTAGGAGCAGGCCTTTCGGCACCGCAAACTCTTTACCTCAGACTGGCGCCTCAGTTTGTGTGACTACCCTTGAGGGCGTATGTTATCCATTTAAAGAAGTGGCTCCGGGCAAATATCTTAGCGACTCGGCAGAATGGCGAGGGCAGCCAGGCACTACTTACAAGCTGGAAATTGACGTAAATGGCATTCATTTTGAGTCCTCCGAGGAACTCCTGCGAAGCACGCCGGCCATAGATAGCGTCTACTATGAGCTGGAGGAGAGATATACTGACGCTGAAGAAGTGTTGTCGGGAATAGCCTTATTTGTCGACACGCATGACGAAAACAACTCGACCAAGTTCTATAAATGGACATCCATTGAAAGCTGGGAAATAAAGATAGAATATCCCATCGATTTCAACCTGTGGAAATGCTACGACTCCGACACGTCCAAAATTATTCAAATTGCCACCACCCGTGGGTTATCGAAAAATGTAGTAAGCAGGCATGAACTCAATTATGTGAGCACCGAGGGGTTTCGCCTTGGCTCCTATTACAGTCTGCTGGTCCAACAATCGGCCATCGACCAAAAAGCCTATAGCTACTGGTCGGAGATCAAGCAATCCAACGAAATGGCTGGCTCTTTGTTTGACATTCAGCATTACCCTATCCGAGGAAATATTTACAATACGTCGGACGCCGAGGAGGTGGTTTTAGGGTATTTCGAGGTGCTATCGATACAGGATAAGCGAATCTTTATCTCAAGAAGAGATGTCAAAGATCTCAACTTTCCCGGGCCCTCGTGCTATAGTGTGTGGGATGGGCCGCCACCTGACCCACGGTTTTTACCCAGGCGCTGTACAGACTGCACCTACCATGGCGGCTCATTGAAGAAACCTGACTTTTGGCCTAACTAA
- a CDS encoding S9 family peptidase has product MKKLLALAIVVLSAAHFSYAQKWTVDDVVNQESLSDAIFSDDNNLVAWVKRRPAPDKDSFVSDIYLTRLNSKDKDGNFKTVQLTRGDESESNPVFSADGETIYFLSSKAKGKNLWAMSLLGGEAYVVDSFDVSISQLKRLDAKTLIFRAEEGKTLYETEIEKKKDNVQVIEDSLHVKPSRLFTFDTDKKKVQRVTDNQFPITSYAISPDGKWAVTSQTMSPHYGVDGKPSPTHHLWNLTDKTSQQILASGYQTPGSFQFAAGNSGFYFTSVLSSNPEWQGAGIDLLHFYTLSTNSVTQVNLGHDWGLGAGYDVAGPLVIGSLAKGAYNGLAFYSKNGSIWSKEIVSAGNYTDHLNVVAAAKNGAKLLVGYSTASLPTQIRVAEVVKGKKGNSLAVGQELVKLNTHLEKKPMTKSEVITWTGALDEEVTGILYYPTDFEAGKKYPLIVAIHGGPSGVDMDRWADRWGYYPHLMAEKGVFTLKPNYHGSSNHGQKFVESIKGHYYEYELPDIINGIKLLNEKGYIYEDSMAVMGWSNGAILATMLTVEHPHLFKVAAVGAGDVNWTSDYGNCQFGVTFDQSYFGGAPWDNRNGKIYNEAYILKSPLFEMEKVKTPTLIFHGSEDRAVPRDQSWEYYRALQQIGQADVRFLWFPGQPHGLQKITHQQRKMTEEIAWFDKYMWGKPDKTNEAFKKGSPLAQLISKEKAKTTNGAYGEMVKGSLTPETAATKKDSIAIGKFEVTNAQFKAYSSEFSYPAGRDNFPAVVSLEQAKGYVSWLSTQTGQTYRLPSTAEAKKLHELALKSAAKENTLNYWAGYDITIDDLTDFKAKLAEVKSSLVKEAGSFPASKVKEAEIYDLGGNVAEYASDGTTYGFGAYDFTDEKAGAMAVDKRSVGFRVVRE; this is encoded by the coding sequence ATGAAAAAGCTACTTGCCCTGGCAATTGTCGTATTGTCTGCCGCACATTTTTCTTACGCCCAAAAGTGGACAGTAGATGATGTGGTCAATCAGGAGTCTCTTTCCGACGCAATTTTTTCTGACGACAACAACCTGGTGGCTTGGGTGAAACGCAGACCCGCTCCCGACAAAGACAGCTTCGTGTCCGACATTTATCTTACCCGGCTCAATAGTAAAGACAAAGACGGCAACTTCAAAACAGTGCAGCTTACCAGAGGCGACGAGTCAGAAAGCAATCCTGTATTTTCTGCCGATGGAGAAACCATCTACTTCCTTTCTTCTAAAGCCAAGGGCAAAAACCTGTGGGCGATGTCGCTACTTGGGGGAGAGGCCTACGTTGTCGACTCTTTTGACGTGTCTATTTCTCAGCTAAAAAGGCTGGACGCAAAAACCCTGATTTTTAGGGCAGAAGAAGGCAAGACGCTGTATGAAACAGAGATAGAAAAGAAAAAAGACAATGTGCAGGTAATTGAAGACTCTCTGCATGTGAAACCAAGCAGGTTATTCACGTTCGATACGGACAAGAAAAAGGTACAAAGGGTAACGGACAACCAGTTCCCCATCACCAGCTACGCCATTTCACCCGATGGCAAATGGGCGGTAACCTCGCAAACCATGTCGCCTCATTATGGGGTGGATGGCAAGCCATCGCCCACACACCACCTTTGGAACCTCACTGACAAAACAAGCCAGCAAATACTTGCTTCTGGCTATCAAACACCCGGCAGCTTCCAGTTTGCCGCCGGCAACAGCGGCTTCTATTTCACCAGTGTGCTTTCGTCGAACCCAGAGTGGCAGGGCGCTGGCATTGACCTGTTGCATTTTTATACGCTCTCGACCAATAGCGTTACGCAAGTCAACCTCGGCCACGACTGGGGTTTAGGTGCTGGCTACGATGTGGCCGGGCCTCTGGTGATTGGCTCACTGGCAAAAGGCGCTTACAATGGCCTGGCTTTTTACAGCAAAAACGGGAGCATCTGGAGCAAAGAAATCGTCAGTGCCGGAAATTACACTGACCACTTGAATGTAGTGGCAGCGGCCAAAAACGGTGCTAAGCTGCTCGTTGGATACTCAACAGCGTCCCTTCCCACCCAAATTCGGGTGGCGGAGGTTGTAAAAGGGAAGAAGGGAAATTCGCTGGCAGTTGGTCAGGAACTAGTCAAACTTAATACGCATCTGGAGAAAAAACCTATGACAAAATCGGAAGTGATTACATGGACAGGCGCCCTGGACGAGGAAGTCACGGGCATTCTCTATTACCCAACCGACTTCGAAGCCGGGAAGAAATACCCACTCATCGTGGCCATTCATGGTGGACCCTCGGGTGTGGACATGGATCGCTGGGCCGATCGCTGGGGGTACTACCCTCACCTGATGGCCGAAAAAGGAGTGTTTACCCTCAAGCCCAACTACCATGGCTCCTCCAATCACGGGCAGAAATTTGTGGAGTCCATCAAGGGGCACTACTACGAATACGAGCTGCCAGACATCATCAATGGCATTAAACTGCTCAACGAAAAGGGGTATATCTACGAAGATTCCATGGCAGTAATGGGCTGGTCGAATGGTGCCATTCTCGCCACTATGCTCACTGTTGAGCACCCCCACCTTTTCAAAGTGGCTGCGGTAGGCGCCGGCGATGTGAACTGGACTTCTGATTATGGCAACTGCCAGTTTGGCGTCACCTTTGACCAGAGCTACTTTGGTGGTGCGCCCTGGGACAACCGCAATGGCAAAATCTACAACGAAGCCTATATCCTGAAGTCGCCGCTATTTGAAATGGAGAAAGTGAAAACGCCCACGCTTATTTTCCATGGCAGCGAAGACAGGGCAGTACCCCGTGACCAGAGCTGGGAATACTACCGGGCCCTCCAGCAAATCGGGCAGGCCGACGTACGCTTCCTTTGGTTCCCCGGGCAGCCGCATGGGTTGCAGAAAATTACCCATCAGCAGCGCAAAATGACCGAAGAAATCGCCTGGTTCGACAAGTACATGTGGGGCAAGCCAGACAAAACCAATGAGGCATTCAAAAAGGGCAGCCCGCTGGCACAGCTGATCAGCAAGGAGAAAGCGAAAACGACAAACGGAGCCTACGGCGAAATGGTGAAGGGCAGCCTGACACCCGAAACTGCTGCGACAAAAAAAGATTCAATAGCCATTGGCAAATTTGAAGTGACCAACGCACAGTTCAAAGCCTATAGCAGCGAGTTCAGCTACCCGGCCGGGCGGGACAATTTCCCGGCAGTAGTGAGTCTCGAGCAGGCGAAAGGCTACGTCTCCTGGCTAAGCACGCAGACTGGCCAAACCTACCGGCTGCCCTCAACGGCGGAAGCCAAAAAGTTGCATGAATTGGCGCTCAAGTCGGCGGCAAAGGAAAATACGCTCAACTACTGGGCTGGCTACGACATTACCATCGACGACCTGACCGACTTCAAAGCAAAGTTAGCCGAAGTAAAGAGCTCACTTGTCAAAGAGGCAGGCTCCTTCCCAGCTTCGAAAGTAAAAGAAGCCGAAATTTATGACCTCGGCGGCAACGTGGCTGAATATGCTTCCGATGGAACTACCTACGGTTTTGGTGCCTATGATTTTACCGACGAAAAGGCTGGGGCAATGGCTGTAGACAAGAGGAGTGTTGGGTTCAGGGTGGTGAGGGAGTAA
- a CDS encoding DUF4249 domain-containing protein, whose protein sequence is MGDKKSLIRINYLLLLLLSSCIEKFVPEIPESDGELVVEGYVTDRPEDYVIRLSRSRAIDLKKSLPETGATVKILEGEAIEHPLTESADGAYVSKAGDFVGQVGSKYTLDIVTADGVHYQSSTERMIKTPAIDSVYFEREVRFTDVEDQLVDGIKILVDTHDPTNSTRYYKWEWKEDWEYKATYPNSYGWVPGDRITDPGHPVFNPSPNVFCYNTNSSKQVLIASTNTLEKDVLSRFEIKYINTLGGELASLYSILVKQYAITENAYKYWRELKGLSESQGTLFDKQPYALPGNVGNLNDPEEVVLGYFEALSVDEERIFIRREQLKELDFPTNTCYYEKIDSVNYWSVQDYLDQGYLIYGVGGFLASFVHMVPRDCADCTYHGSLEKPDYLP, encoded by the coding sequence ATGGGCGACAAAAAATCCCTCATTCGTATCAATTACTTACTACTGCTACTACTTAGCAGCTGCATTGAAAAATTTGTGCCCGAAATACCCGAAAGTGATGGCGAATTGGTGGTGGAGGGATACGTTACTGATCGACCCGAAGACTACGTCATCAGGCTAAGTCGCTCACGGGCAATTGACCTTAAAAAAAGTTTGCCAGAAACAGGAGCAACCGTCAAAATACTTGAGGGGGAAGCCATTGAACATCCGCTGACTGAAAGTGCAGACGGGGCCTATGTTAGCAAAGCAGGTGATTTTGTTGGCCAGGTTGGGTCAAAATACACGTTAGATATCGTTACGGCAGACGGCGTGCACTATCAGTCCAGCACCGAAAGAATGATCAAAACGCCTGCCATCGACAGTGTGTATTTTGAAAGAGAGGTAAGGTTCACTGATGTTGAAGATCAGTTAGTTGATGGAATAAAAATCCTGGTAGACACCCATGACCCCACTAATTCAACGAGGTATTACAAATGGGAGTGGAAAGAAGACTGGGAATACAAAGCAACCTACCCAAATTCTTATGGGTGGGTGCCAGGTGACCGTATAACAGACCCTGGCCACCCTGTTTTCAATCCATCACCCAATGTTTTCTGTTACAATACCAATTCGTCAAAGCAAGTGTTGATTGCTTCTACCAACACGCTTGAAAAGGATGTGCTAAGCAGGTTTGAAATAAAATACATTAATACGCTTGGGGGAGAGCTTGCTTCACTTTACAGCATTCTGGTGAAGCAGTACGCCATAACCGAAAACGCCTATAAATACTGGCGAGAGTTAAAAGGCCTCAGCGAAAGCCAGGGAACATTATTTGACAAGCAGCCATATGCACTGCCAGGCAACGTGGGCAACCTTAATGATCCCGAAGAAGTTGTTCTCGGCTACTTCGAGGCGCTTTCAGTCGATGAAGAAAGAATATTTATACGCCGTGAACAGCTGAAAGAATTGGACTTCCCCACCAACACCTGCTACTATGAAAAAATCGACTCGGTCAACTACTGGAGTGTTCAGGACTATCTCGACCAGGGATACCTGATATATGGAGTAGGTGGTTTTTTGGCATCATTTGTACACATGGTTCCCAGAGACTGCGCCGATTGCACCTATCATGGATCGCTCGAAAAACCGGATTACCTGCCATGA
- a CDS encoding alpha amylase C-terminal domain-containing protein: MAKKPNTPILVKNDPWLEPYAEEVSNRIERFNAAMIDIKKAAGSLDQFASAYEYFGLTYDDKANGWWYREWAPAAHALSVVGDFNGWDREAHKLKKNKEGIWEIFIAEEKKGEKFQDGTKFKVHVKSEAGEMDRIPAYATYVVQDPTTYDFSACVYKPAKKFKWSDTKFSSVAASKCPIIYECHVGMAQEKEGVGTYREFAELTLPRIKKLGYNTIQMMAVQEHPYYGSFGYHVSNYFAPTSRFGTPDDLRYLVNKAHEMGIAVIMDIVHSHAVKNIAEGLNKLDGTQSQYFHEGSRGFHEQWDSMLFNYGKWEVKQFLLSNVKYWLEEFHFDGYRFDGITSMLYFHHGNVSFDHYDKYFAAGVDWDVLTYLQLANEIIHSKKGAISIAEDMSGMPGLCRPTKEGGLGFDYRLAMGIPDYWIKLLKHKTDEEWNIHEMWSTLQNRRFGEKNIAYAESHDQALVGDKSLAFWLMDKEMYTHMHKELPSLIIDRGIALHKMLRLFTLSLGGEGYLTFIGNEFGHPEWVDFPREGNGWSYKYARRQWSLVDHADLRYQYLNNFDEAMVHLATAEAIPDSLPAQQLNMDDTNKVIIFERKNLIFLFNFHGQNSVPDYRFKVPQGGDYKIVLNSDHAKFGGFGRVDDKMTYPTVNLYGEHFLSVYLPARVCLVMKKV; this comes from the coding sequence ATGGCCAAAAAGCCCAACACTCCGATACTTGTTAAAAATGACCCCTGGCTGGAGCCATATGCCGAAGAGGTGAGTAATAGGATCGAAAGGTTCAATGCGGCCATGATCGACATCAAAAAAGCTGCCGGCTCGTTGGATCAATTTGCCTCAGCCTACGAGTATTTTGGCCTTACTTACGACGATAAAGCCAATGGCTGGTGGTACCGTGAGTGGGCGCCTGCGGCTCATGCGCTGTCAGTGGTAGGCGATTTCAACGGATGGGACAGAGAGGCACATAAGCTGAAGAAAAACAAGGAAGGCATTTGGGAGATTTTCATTGCTGAAGAAAAGAAGGGCGAGAAATTTCAGGACGGCACCAAGTTCAAAGTGCACGTGAAATCGGAGGCAGGCGAAATGGATCGGATTCCTGCCTATGCCACTTACGTGGTGCAAGACCCAACTACCTATGACTTTTCTGCTTGCGTTTACAAGCCAGCAAAAAAATTCAAATGGTCGGACACCAAGTTTTCGTCAGTAGCGGCCAGCAAATGTCCCATCATTTACGAGTGCCATGTGGGCATGGCTCAGGAGAAGGAGGGAGTGGGTACGTACCGGGAGTTTGCTGAGCTTACTTTGCCGAGGATCAAAAAGCTGGGCTACAACACCATACAAATGATGGCCGTGCAGGAGCATCCTTACTACGGCTCCTTTGGCTATCATGTGAGCAACTATTTTGCACCCACCAGCCGCTTCGGTACACCGGACGACTTGCGCTATTTGGTGAACAAGGCGCACGAAATGGGCATAGCAGTGATCATGGACATTGTGCATTCTCATGCCGTGAAGAATATTGCCGAAGGACTCAACAAGCTCGACGGCACGCAAAGCCAATATTTTCACGAAGGGAGCCGTGGCTTCCACGAACAGTGGGACTCGATGCTTTTCAATTATGGCAAATGGGAGGTAAAGCAATTTCTGCTTTCAAATGTCAAGTACTGGCTGGAGGAGTTTCATTTTGATGGGTACCGCTTTGATGGGATTACCTCGATGCTCTACTTCCATCATGGCAACGTAAGCTTCGACCACTACGACAAATATTTCGCTGCCGGGGTCGACTGGGATGTACTCACCTACCTGCAGTTGGCCAACGAAATTATCCATTCCAAAAAAGGTGCTATTTCCATCGCTGAAGACATGAGTGGCATGCCTGGGCTGTGCCGACCTACCAAAGAAGGCGGCCTTGGTTTCGACTATAGGCTGGCCATGGGCATTCCTGACTATTGGATCAAGTTGCTGAAGCACAAGACTGACGAGGAGTGGAATATTCACGAGATGTGGAGTACCCTGCAAAACCGACGATTTGGTGAAAAAAACATTGCCTATGCAGAGTCGCACGACCAGGCGCTGGTGGGTGATAAGTCGCTGGCTTTTTGGCTGATGGACAAGGAAATGTACACCCACATGCACAAGGAGCTCCCCAGCCTGATCATTGACAGGGGCATTGCTTTGCACAAAATGCTTCGCCTGTTCACGCTGTCTTTGGGCGGCGAAGGCTACCTGACTTTTATTGGCAATGAGTTTGGGCATCCTGAATGGGTCGACTTCCCGAGGGAGGGCAATGGCTGGAGCTACAAATATGCCCGCAGGCAGTGGAGCCTTGTGGATCATGCCGATCTGCGTTACCAGTACCTCAACAATTTTGACGAAGCCATGGTGCACCTGGCTACCGCTGAAGCAATTCCCGACAGCCTACCGGCTCAGCAGCTCAATATGGATGATACCAATAAGGTCATCATTTTTGAACGTAAGAACCTGATTTTCCTTTTCAACTTTCATGGCCAGAACTCCGTGCCCGACTATCGGTTCAAAGTGCCACAGGGTGGTGATTATAAAATCGTGCTCAACAGTGACCACGCCAAGTTCGGAGGCTTCGGAAGAGTAGACGACAAAATGACCTACCCAACAGTGAACCTGTATGGAGAACACTTCCTGAGCGTGTATTTGCCAGCAAGGGTTTGTTTGGTGATGAAGAAGGTGTGA
- a CDS encoding DUF4249 domain-containing protein gives MKITDTISFQRKLFITGRNALLLVLLGSCVEQFDPKVIAYQSVLVVDGYLSDKAEPYRITLSRSRALNNEDFLPELGASVSIIGSEGETYPLVESDSGRYVSNPNEFVALTGQSYTLDIVTTSGNHYQSDPVTVKVTPPIDSVYFKTERRINDDGLEMDGIKILVDAHDPTASTNYYRYEWKETYEISLAYAAPWDYDSMAPDPRFPIKPIAVFAANCYNSRRGNSILTVSTDQLSEDKVSEFEINYVSTADYKLRKRYSILVEQFALDEDAFHYWSELQKNSENLGTLFDPLPYELRGNVRNLDDPDEVIVGYFDAAQSSQMRLFVDGIELRDLSFPSTGCPNSLDTVALQDIPLNLTRNYLISVLGPYPVEYVLMAPRRCADCRVYGSLEKPDFW, from the coding sequence TTGAAAATCACTGATACAATATCCTTTCAAAGAAAGCTATTTATTACCGGAAGAAATGCGCTATTGCTTGTGCTTTTAGGTAGCTGCGTTGAACAGTTCGACCCAAAAGTAATTGCCTACCAAAGCGTATTGGTAGTAGATGGTTACCTCTCCGATAAAGCTGAGCCTTACAGGATTACTTTGTCACGGTCGAGAGCCCTAAATAACGAAGACTTTCTTCCTGAGCTTGGTGCCAGTGTTTCAATCATAGGCAGCGAGGGCGAAACCTATCCACTAGTCGAAAGCGACTCTGGCCGATATGTGAGTAACCCCAACGAGTTTGTGGCTTTGACCGGGCAGAGTTACACACTTGACATTGTAACAACTAGTGGAAATCACTATCAGTCTGATCCTGTCACGGTAAAAGTTACACCTCCTATCGACAGCGTGTATTTCAAAACAGAGCGACGCATCAACGATGACGGCCTCGAAATGGACGGCATCAAAATATTGGTTGACGCCCATGACCCCACGGCGAGTACCAACTATTACCGCTACGAATGGAAGGAAACATACGAGATTTCGCTGGCGTACGCTGCACCGTGGGATTATGACTCCATGGCGCCCGACCCCAGGTTCCCAATAAAACCAATTGCGGTTTTTGCCGCAAATTGCTACAATTCCCGCCGCGGAAATTCCATTCTTACGGTGAGCACCGACCAGCTATCAGAAGACAAGGTAAGTGAGTTCGAGATTAACTATGTGAGCACGGCCGACTATAAGCTGCGAAAAAGATACAGCATACTCGTTGAGCAATTTGCACTGGATGAGGATGCATTCCACTACTGGTCCGAACTCCAAAAAAATTCCGAGAACCTCGGAACGCTATTTGATCCACTTCCCTATGAGCTCCGTGGAAACGTTAGAAATCTGGATGACCCTGACGAGGTCATAGTTGGTTATTTTGATGCGGCCCAGTCTTCGCAAATGAGGCTGTTTGTTGACGGAATTGAGTTAAGAGATTTATCGTTTCCGTCCACCGGCTGTCCAAACTCACTTGATACGGTGGCCCTTCAGGACATCCCTCTCAATTTGACACGGAATTACCTTATTTCCGTATTAGGGCCATACCCGGTTGAATATGTTCTTATGGCACCAAGGCGATGCGCCGATTGCAGAGTTTACGGATCGTTGGAGAAACCGGATTTTTGGTAA